One window of Methanospirillum lacunae genomic DNA carries:
- a CDS encoding lysylphosphatidylglycerol synthase transmembrane domain-containing protein, with the protein MKFSSRTLFAISILFSLVVLAIVFATTFTKETISYILAFNFYFLILSIGFRILALIFWGVRIQVLSRALGYRVPLPHAVNMVLAGLFAGTITPGQSGGEPVRIHELYRVGVKVGDATAVVITERILDGIILTILGIGIMTITGSIWSTFSLSMIILIIIAWVCLISVALIPILMLRYPVRMKSLIMRLITWISAKLSGTRFSTSRILEHADEEIDNFFESFSKFAGPAAWGLIAGGGITALFWVTEFMVASVILMGLGLEPHILLSFLFQIIIAIVMMIPLTPGSSGITEISTSSLYALIVPSATLGFFVLLWRFVTFYLNIILGSLAGLVIVHREVVVRSKNKDEE; encoded by the coding sequence ATGAAATTTTCATCCAGAACTCTTTTCGCGATTTCAATCCTTTTCAGCCTTGTTGTATTGGCAATTGTGTTTGCCACAACATTTACCAAAGAAACGATTAGTTATATCCTCGCATTCAATTTTTATTTCCTTATCTTAAGTATTGGATTTAGGATACTTGCTCTCATATTCTGGGGAGTGAGAATCCAGGTGCTTTCCCGGGCCCTTGGATACCGGGTCCCACTGCCACATGCAGTAAACATGGTGCTCGCAGGTCTCTTCGCAGGGACTATTACCCCCGGACAGTCTGGAGGAGAACCTGTCAGAATACATGAACTGTACAGGGTAGGAGTAAAAGTTGGGGATGCAACAGCGGTTGTTATCACCGAACGGATCCTTGACGGTATCATTCTGACAATCCTTGGAATCGGAATCATGACAATTACAGGCTCTATTTGGAGTACCTTCAGCCTTTCAATGATTATTCTGATAATTATCGCGTGGGTCTGTTTAATCTCTGTCGCCCTGATTCCGATTTTGATGCTTCGCTATCCAGTCAGGATGAAATCCCTCATAATGCGGCTGATAACATGGATCTCAGCAAAATTATCAGGCACCCGATTCTCGACTTCGCGGATACTGGAACACGCAGATGAAGAGATCGATAATTTTTTTGAAAGTTTTTCAAAATTTGCAGGACCTGCAGCATGGGGGTTGATCGCCGGAGGAGGTATTACCGCTCTCTTCTGGGTGACAGAATTTATGGTAGCTTCAGTAATCCTAATGGGACTAGGACTTGAACCCCATATTTTACTCTCGTTCTTATTCCAGATCATCATCGCGATTGTCATGATGATCCCCCTGACGCCCGGATCTTCAGGAATCACTGAAATATCGACTTCATCCCTGTATGCCCTTATAGTCCCATCAGCAACACTGGGTTTCTTTGTATTACTCTGGCGATTTGTAACGTTTTATCTGAATATTATTCTGGGATCACTTGCAGGGCTCGTAATTGTACACCGGGAAGTTGTGGTACGTTCAAAAAATAAAGACGAAGAGTAG
- the wrbA gene encoding NAD(P)H:quinone oxidoreductase, which translates to MRIFIVYYSLYGHIHKMAQAVSEGVSDAGYKAELFRVPETLSDEIIGKMGATAFQEEFRKLPEITAAELAEADAVIFGTPTRFGNMIGQMRQFFDSTGGIWNRGALAGKVGSVFTSSGTQHGGQESTILSVHITLLHHGMIIAGLPYTFAGQTIIQELTGCSPYGASTIAGPSGERFPSENELAGARYQGKYVAKIAEQLAGKQKDLLSLP; encoded by the coding sequence ATGAGGATTTTCATTGTTTATTACTCACTGTATGGCCATATCCATAAGATGGCACAGGCGGTTTCGGAAGGGGTCAGTGATGCTGGGTATAAGGCAGAACTCTTTCGGGTTCCTGAAACCCTATCCGATGAGATCATTGGGAAGATGGGTGCAACAGCGTTTCAGGAAGAGTTTAGGAAACTGCCTGAAATAACAGCGGCTGAACTGGCTGAAGCAGATGCAGTAATTTTTGGAACGCCGACAAGGTTTGGCAACATGATCGGCCAGATGCGACAGTTTTTTGATTCGACCGGAGGTATCTGGAACAGGGGTGCTCTGGCAGGAAAAGTCGGAAGTGTTTTCACCAGCAGCGGAACCCAGCATGGGGGTCAGGAATCAACGATCCTTTCGGTTCATATAACCCTTCTTCATCACGGGATGATTATTGCCGGACTGCCTTACACCTTTGCCGGCCAGACCATTATACAGGAACTAACCGGATGCTCTCCTTATGGGGCTTCAACTATAGCAGGGCCTTCAGGAGAGCGGTTTCCATCAGAAAATGAACTAGCCGGAGCACGATATCAGGGTAAGTATGTGGCGAAGATAGCAGAACAGTTGGCCGGAAAACAGAAAGATCTCTTATCGCTGCCGTAG
- a CDS encoding glycosyltransferase: MISVVIPAYNEEKRIERSLSALTSQTVPREMYEIIVVDGGSNDNTREIAEKYADKVFIQTSPRVAGARNDGFICSQYDLVATTDADSVVSSNWVESIIKSFSDPDVALSYGPVTSIEQESGNKRYVYLFNALIWFGAHSNLYHYTLGCNTAFRKEALIKAGMYRILDAGDDLEIAVRMRKMGEVKFSPDMKVGFDFRRYEQFGFWRTIYEWYSIVLQGGISDKYTYTRRQYDKY; this comes from the coding sequence ATGATTTCAGTCGTTATCCCTGCATATAATGAAGAAAAGCGAATCGAAAGAAGTCTTTCTGCATTAACGAGCCAGACCGTACCTCGCGAGATGTATGAGATCATTGTTGTGGATGGGGGTTCTAATGATAATACCCGTGAGATAGCAGAAAAATATGCGGATAAGGTTTTCATTCAGACTTCTCCGCGGGTTGCCGGTGCACGAAATGACGGCTTTATCTGTTCTCAGTATGATCTGGTTGCAACTACGGATGCAGACAGTGTTGTCTCATCGAACTGGGTTGAAAGTATAATCAAGTCATTTTCTGATCCTGATGTAGCCCTTTCGTACGGCCCGGTTACCTCTATTGAACAAGAATCTGGGAATAAACGTTATGTCTACCTGTTTAATGCACTGATATGGTTCGGGGCTCATTCCAATCTTTATCATTACACCCTAGGATGCAATACGGCGTTTAGGAAGGAAGCACTCATAAAGGCCGGAATGTACCGGATTCTTGATGCCGGAGATGATCTAGAGATCGCAGTCAGAATGCGTAAGATGGGAGAGGTCAAATTCTCACCAGATATGAAAGTAGGTTTTGATTTTCGTCGGTATGAGCAGTTCGGGTTCTGGAGAACGATTTACGAGTGGTACTCAATTGTGCTTCAAGGTGGTATCTCTGATAAATATACTTATACCCGCCGTCAGTATGATAAATATTAG